DNA from Mesorhizobium loti R88b:
GCCCGAACAGGCTCTTGATCGCTTCGATCTCACCCAGGTCGCCGACTGGCGTGGAGGTCGCATGCGCATTGAGATGACCAACCTCGCGCGGCGATATCCCTGCTTGCGCAATCGCGATCTCCATGGCCCGGCGCGCACCGTCGCCGTCTTCGGGACCAGAGGTGACGTGGTGGGCATCCGCCGTCGTGCCGTAGCCGACGAGCTCGGCGAGCGGGGTTGCGCCGCGCGCCAGCGCGTGGCTCAGCGCCTCGATGACCAGTACCCCGGCACCTTCGCCCATGACGAAGCCGTCGCGCGAAATGTCGAAGGGACGCGAGGCTTGCGCCGGCGCCCAATTGAAGCCGGTTGAAAGGGAGCGCGCGGCAGCAAACCCCCCGAGACTGACGATGTTCATGCACGCTTCCGTGCCGCCGCAAACGGCAATATCAGCCTCGTTCGCGCGGATAAGACGAGCAGCGTCGCCGATCGCCTGGATGCCGGCAGCGCACGCCGTCACTGGTGCGCCCAGTGGACCTTTGAAGCCATGACGGATTGAGATCTGGCCTGCTGCGAGGTTCACCAGAAAGGACGGCACCGTAAAGGGCGACAGGCGGCGGGGCCCACGCTGGTCGACCGTGCGCACGGCTTCTGTGATGGCGGGGAACCCGCCGACCCCCGAAGCGATGATCGTGGCTGTACGCAGGCGATCCGTTTCCAAGGCCGGCTTCCATTTCGCCTGCGCAAGCGCCTCTTCCGCCGCCGCCAGCGCAAAGAGAATGAACCGGTCGACTTTGCGCTGATCCTTCGCGGACAGGATGACATCGGGATCGAAACCGGCGTCCGGATCTTCATCCGCGGAGGGAACCACGCCGCCAATCTTCGCCGGCAGGTCGCCCACCACATCGTCCGAAAGCCTACGAATGCCCGAACGACCGGCCAGCAGGCGCGACCAGGACGCTTCGACATCGGCGGCAAGGGGCGTGACCGCTCCCATGCCTGTAACAACAATCCGTCGCATCTATTCTCCTATGACTTGAGTGCGCCGACAGCACTGCCGACGCCGTTCAAGCGGCGACTGCTTGGCGCACCTGATCGGTCGCTGCATCCAGAAAAGCCTGCGCAAGGTCGGGGTCGTTGACGACCCGTGATAGGAGCACCGCGCCGACCATCGTCGACAGAATGGCCATGGCCTTGCTATCGGACTGCTCGCCATTGGCCTCGGCAATGAAACGGCCGAGGATCTCAAGATGCTCGTTGATGCCTGCTTCGAACGACCCTTTCACGTCCTGGCCCTGTCTGGCGGCATCCGAACCGAGTGCCACGATCGGGCATCCGTCCATCCTTTCTCCGCGATGGCCCATGCTGAGATAGAAGGAGAGCACTGCTTCGAGCGGATGCTCAGGGCTTGCAGCAGTTGCGGCCGACCATCGGTCGGTGGCGCTCTCCATAGCCCGCCTGGACGCCTGCGCTGCCAGGTCCTCCTTTGACTCGAATTGCTTGTAAAAGGCGCCCTGTGTCAGCCCCGCACCCTTCATCAGATCCTTGAGGCCGATGCCGTCAAAGCCGCGCTCGCGAAAGAGGCGGCTTGCCACATTGATGACGGTCTCGCGGTTTTCTGCGGCTTGAATTCGGCTCACGCGCATCGTCGATCTCCTTTTTGATTGCGTTCGTAATCTATAACCGATATAGAAATCGAACGCAATCTAATTTGAGATGAGGCGACGAGCGTGAAAAAGAGAACCGTTATCGTGTTGGGATCGACCCTGACGGCGATGTCATGGGCGGCGGCATTCGCCACGTTTGCTACTCCTGCTCAGGAGGCTCCTCTGGTGATCGACCCAAGGCAGGAAGCGCCTTTCGTCAGACTTGTGTCGGCAGCGCCAGTGACCGGATCAGAGCGCGGCTTCACCGGCGTCATCGCGGCGAGGGTGCAGAGCAATCTCGGCTTTCGCGTTCCGGGCAAGATCATGGAACGGTTGGTGGACGTCGGTCAGGAGGTCAAAGCCGGTCAGCCGCTGATGCGGATTGACGATACCGATCTGCGCCTTGCGCTTTCGGCGAAACGCAATGCCGTTGACGCAGCGCGCGCAACAGTCGTTCAGACACAGCCGGATGAACGGCGGTACGCCAGCTTGCTCCGCGCCGGTTGGGTTACGCCGCAGCGCTACGAGCAGGCGAAGGCTGCGATGGATACAGCCCAAGCGCAACTTGCCGCCGCCGAAGCCGACGCACGGGTTGCCGAGAATGAGGCGGCCTATGCAGTCCTGTTGGCGGACGCGGATGGAACCGTGGTTGAAACGCTTGGCGAGCCGGGGCAGGTCGTCGCTGCCGGCCAGCCTGTGATCCGCACCGCCAAGGCAGGCCCACGCGAAGCGGTCGTCGCGCTTCCCGAAACGATCCGGCCGGCGATCGGCTCGGCAGCCGAGGCCAGCGTGTATGGTGGCGATGAGCGCCGCTATTCAGCGCATCTGCGGCAGCTGTCGGACTCCGCTGATGCCCAGACCCGCACATATGAGGCGCGCTATGTGCTGGATGGTGAGGCTGCCACGGCACCGCTTGGCGCGACGGTTACCATTCGGCTCGCAAGCCAGGTGAAACAGCCGGAGGTTCAGGTGCCACTGGGAGCCGTGCTTGATGACGGCCGCAAGACCGGCGTTTGGGTGTTGGACAGCACCACCTCAACCGTACACTTTCAGCCCGTCCAGCTTGTTCGTGTTACCAGCGAAACCGCCGTGATCTCCGGTTTGAACTCCAACGTTCCCATTGTGTCGCTCGGCGCCCACCTCCTTCAGGAAGGGGCTCTCGTTAGGACTGAGTCCGAAAGCGGAAGCAACTGATGAACTTCAATCTTTCCGCGATCGCCGTTCGCGAACGCGCTGTCACTCTGTTCTTCATCCTTCTGCTGGTGGCTGCCGGCGCCTACGCCTTCCTCATGCTCGGCCGGGCCGAGGATCCCAGCTTCACCATCAAGACCATGACGGTCACGACGGCGTGGCCGGGCGCGACGGCGCGAGAGATGCAGGACCTCGTCGCTGAACCGTTGGAGAAGCGGCTTCAGGAGCTAACCTGGTACGACCGGGTGGAGACGACCACACGGCCAGGGTATGCGTATATGACGGTCACGCTGAAGGACAGCACCCCGTCATCCGTCGTCCAGGAGGAGTTCTACCAGGCTCGCAAGAAGCTCGGGGATGAAGCCCCGAACCTGCCGCCCGGCGTCTTCGGCCCCTTCGTCAATGACGAATATTCGGATGTGAGCTTCGCCCTTTATGCGCTGAAGGCCAAAGGTATGCCGATGCGGGAACTGGCGCGCCAGGCGGAGGGGATCCGCCAGGACCTCCTGCACGTGCCCGGCGTCAAGAAGATCAACATCCTTGGTGAACGTCCCGAACAGATATTCGTGGAGTTTTCCTTCGCCAAGCTGGCAACGCTCGGCGTGTCGGCACAAGACATCGTCGCTGCCTTGCAGCGGCAGAACACCGTCACGCCCGCAGGCTCGATCGACACCTTGGGGCCGCGCCTCTTCATAAGGGTCGACGGCGCCTATGACAGCGTTCAGGCGATCGCGGACACGCCGATTATCGCAGGGGGGCGGACCCTGAAGCTCTCCGACATCGCCGAGGTCAGCCGCGGCTATGAAGACCCTCCCACATACCTCATCCGACGCCAGGGCGAGCCCACCATCATGCTCGCGGCGGTTATGCAGGAGGGTTGGGATGGTCGCGCGCTCGGCAAAGCCCTGGAGGACAGGACTGCCGCTATCACACAAACACTGCCGCTCGGCATGACGCTCGACAAGGTAAGCGACCAGGCCGTCAACATCACCTCAGCAGTCGACGAATTCATGTTGAAGTTCGCCATGGCGCTCGGCGTCGTGCTGCTGATCAGCCTGATCAGCATGGGCTGGCGCGTCGGCATCGTCGTGGCGGCTGCCGTCCCTCTGACGCTCGCCGTCGTGTTCCTCATCATGCTGGAAACAGGCCGGTTCTTCGATCGCATCACGCTCGGCGCCCTCATCCTGGCGCTTGGTCTTCTCGTGGACGACGCCATCATCGCCATCGAGGTGATGGTGGTGAAGATGGAAGAGGGCATGGACCGCATCAAGGCGGCGGCCTATGCATGGAGCCACACTGCGGCGCCGATGCTATCGGGAACTCTAGTGACTATCGCCGGATTCGTGCCGGTGGGTTTTGCGCGCTCGACGGCC
Protein-coding regions in this window:
- the fabF gene encoding beta-ketoacyl-ACP synthase II, with protein sequence MRRIVVTGMGAVTPLAADVEASWSRLLAGRSGIRRLSDDVVGDLPAKIGGVVPSADEDPDAGFDPDVILSAKDQRKVDRFILFALAAAEEALAQAKWKPALETDRLRTATIIASGVGGFPAITEAVRTVDQRGPRRLSPFTVPSFLVNLAAGQISIRHGFKGPLGAPVTACAAGIQAIGDAARLIRANEADIAVCGGTEACMNIVSLGGFAAARSLSTGFNWAPAQASRPFDISRDGFVMGEGAGVLVIEALSHALARGATPLAELVGYGTTADAHHVTSGPEDGDGARRAMEIAIAQAGISPREVGHLNAHATSTPVGDLGEIEAIKSLFGRDFAIAVSATKSATGHLLGAAGGLGAIFAILALRDQVAPPTLNLSAPDPAADGIDFVANQPRPMEMEYAISNGFGFGGVNASALFRRWTAPATRREAQGRS
- a CDS encoding TetR/AcrR family transcriptional regulator produces the protein MRVSRIQAAENRETVINVASRLFRERGFDGIGLKDLMKGAGLTQGAFYKQFESKEDLAAQASRRAMESATDRWSAATAASPEHPLEAVLSFYLSMGHRGERMDGCPIVALGSDAARQGQDVKGSFEAGINEHLEILGRFIAEANGEQSDSKAMAILSTMVGAVLLSRVVNDPDLAQAFLDAATDQVRQAVAA
- a CDS encoding efflux RND transporter periplasmic adaptor subunit, translating into MSWAAAFATFATPAQEAPLVIDPRQEAPFVRLVSAAPVTGSERGFTGVIAARVQSNLGFRVPGKIMERLVDVGQEVKAGQPLMRIDDTDLRLALSAKRNAVDAARATVVQTQPDERRYASLLRAGWVTPQRYEQAKAAMDTAQAQLAAAEADARVAENEAAYAVLLADADGTVVETLGEPGQVVAAGQPVIRTAKAGPREAVVALPETIRPAIGSAAEASVYGGDERRYSAHLRQLSDSADAQTRTYEARYVLDGEAATAPLGATVTIRLASQVKQPEVQVPLGAVLDDGRKTGVWVLDSTTSTVHFQPVQLVRVTSETAVISGLNSNVPIVSLGAHLLQEGALVRTESESGSN